One Paenibacillus crassostreae DNA segment encodes these proteins:
- the proS gene encoding proline--tRNA ligase: protein MAKDKQFVTEITPQGEDFSRWYIDVIKKAELMDYSPVRGCIVFRPDGYEIWEHIQAELDRRFKETGHRNAYFPLLIPENFFQKEKDHIEGFNPELPWVTEVAGEKLEERLAIRPTSETMFGHMYSKWIQSYRDLPVLINQWANVVRWEKRTLPFIRTSEFLWQEGHTAHETEEEAREETMRMLEVYRSFLEEYLAIPVITGQKTPSERFAGAVDTFSIEAMMKDGKAVQAGTSHYLGTKFAQAFEIQYLSRDNTQEYVHTTSWGTTTRLIGSLIMVHGDDRGLALPPKVAPTQVIMIPIGPAKTREAVVGRTDELFNELKKAGVRVKVDDRSDVTPGWKFNEYEMRGVPIRLELGPRDMENGVCVLVSRITGEKKIVQQANLVEEVQAMLEQVHQEMLDRAQQFMADHFYSVDSLEEMKMRMEESRGFTLAGWCGSDECESKVKEETGATSRNIPFEPAEKKETCISCGQSANHTVVFARAY from the coding sequence ATGGCAAAAGATAAACAGTTTGTGACGGAAATTACGCCACAAGGGGAAGATTTCTCCCGCTGGTATATAGATGTAATCAAGAAAGCAGAATTAATGGACTATTCACCAGTACGTGGTTGTATTGTGTTCCGTCCAGATGGATATGAAATTTGGGAACATATACAGGCAGAATTAGATCGTCGATTTAAGGAAACAGGTCATCGTAATGCCTATTTCCCACTATTGATTCCTGAGAATTTCTTCCAAAAGGAAAAGGATCATATCGAGGGATTTAATCCAGAGTTACCATGGGTAACTGAAGTGGCTGGTGAAAAACTGGAGGAGCGTTTAGCGATTCGTCCAACTTCTGAAACGATGTTTGGTCATATGTATTCCAAGTGGATTCAATCTTATCGGGACCTACCGGTACTAATTAACCAATGGGCAAACGTAGTTCGTTGGGAAAAACGTACATTGCCATTTATCAGAACGAGTGAGTTCTTATGGCAGGAAGGTCATACAGCTCATGAAACGGAAGAAGAAGCACGCGAAGAAACGATGAGAATGTTAGAAGTATATCGTTCTTTCTTAGAAGAGTATCTTGCTATTCCAGTTATTACAGGTCAAAAAACTCCTTCGGAACGGTTCGCAGGAGCGGTAGACACCTTCTCAATCGAAGCGATGATGAAAGATGGAAAAGCTGTACAAGCTGGAACATCTCATTACTTAGGAACAAAATTTGCCCAAGCCTTTGAAATTCAGTATTTAAGCCGTGATAATACTCAAGAATATGTACACACGACTTCATGGGGAACGACTACTCGCCTGATTGGTTCATTGATTATGGTACATGGTGATGATCGGGGTCTTGCGTTGCCACCGAAAGTTGCTCCTACCCAAGTTATTATGATTCCTATCGGACCAGCGAAGACTCGTGAAGCGGTAGTAGGACGTACAGATGAATTGTTCAATGAATTGAAGAAAGCTGGAGTTCGTGTTAAAGTGGACGACCGCAGCGATGTAACACCTGGTTGGAAGTTTAATGAATATGAAATGCGCGGAGTTCCAATTCGATTAGAGCTTGGACCTCGTGATATGGAGAATGGCGTTTGTGTATTAGTATCACGTATCACTGGTGAGAAGAAAATTGTCCAACAAGCGAACTTAGTCGAAGAAGTACAAGCAATGCTTGAACAAGTTCATCAAGAGATGTTGGACCGAGCGCAACAATTTATGGCAGATCATTTCTATTCTGTTGATAGTTTAGAAGAAATGAAGATGAGAATGGAAGAATCACGTGGGTTCACATTAGCTGGATGGTGCGGATCTGATGAATGTGAGAGCAAAGTGAAAGAAGAAACAGGTGCAACTAGCCGTAACATACCATTCGAACCAGCTGAAAAGAAAGAAACTTGTATTAGTTGTGGACAATCAGCGAATCATACAGTCGTATTTGCTAGAGCTTATTAA
- a CDS encoding PolC-type DNA polymerase III — MSSVEDKRKRFELLMKQGAVPPGIMNPYFMDGYIDQVEINRSSQEWIISIVKDTIVPGEIYRAFCLKIQEKMQHIAKISFVFKYSNSVEVKDIIDAYWSLFVDWVHREIPSVNGWMNRAIHSMDGEQLLLTLADATSLELAKKKQIDQAITRFFTTYFSLPFHVKFAVGDSAKEALKEFEQKKIQEEREVVQNMISAIEFESNSFEEDSDDVRLHVGYDIKEQPVAIQDIQDEEKKVTIQGTIFGLDSKELRNGSTLYMFNLTDFGDSMQMKMFAKTKDDVKVLSKLENGKWVKARGRVEFDRFMQIPELVMIPSDLNEVQAPPERKDKAPVKRVEFHLHTTMSTMDAITPIDKYIKTAAKWGHTAIGISDHGGVQSFPEASKAAKKNGLKMLYGVEANVLNDAIPVVLQPQPIDLKSATYIVFDIETTGLSITHSNITELAAVKIKEGKEIDRYATFVNPHEKIPFHIQQLTNITDEMVKDAPDLEPVLHEFVKFAADGILVAHNARFDIGFIQASLKEYGLPEMPNPVLDTLELARLLYPTMKNHRLNTMADKYKVLLESHHRAIDDTIALAGILNGLLVDTEKMKGITMLDRLNDYVGKDLSNTRPFHCEIYALNLIGKKNLFKLISLSHTQYFKRVACIPRSKLVELREGLLIISGCEKGEFFEAVLNKSLEEAEDIAQFYDVLEIQPLTMYMHLVDKGFVASALEIKAALKTICQIGEKLDKPVIATGNAHYLEPREKLYRDIAIHGITGFSPLKDMRKPDAHFRTTDEMLEEFDFLGKDKAYEVVVTNTVELADQFEDFPLFPDKLYTPIIEGADEEIRKTCYDTAKSLYGEDLPEVVTKRLEKELEPIIKYGFSANYLISERLVKKSNNDGYLVGSRGSVGSSVVATFLGISEVNPLPAHYFCKNAECKYNEWFLDGSIPSGFDLPDKVCPQCGEKLKGEGQDIPFETFLGFKGDKVPDIDLNFSGEYQPIAHNFTKEIFGDKCVFRAGTIGTIAEKTAFGYTKKYEEDHQKKWRGAELSRLAAGFTGVKRGTGQHPGGIVVVPDYMDVEDVTPVQFPADDTKAEWMTTHFDYHAFESNLLKLDILGHDDPTMMRMLQDLTGVDPTSIVMNDPKVMSLFHSTDALGVSPQQIRTPVATYGIPEMGTKFVRQMLIESLPTSFADLLQISGLSHGTGVWLGNAQELIKNGTCNIKTVIGCRDDIMLYLIYKAGMDAGMAFTITESVRKGKGLTPEWIEEMKKCKVPTWYIDSCLKIQYMFPKAHAAAYVISAVRTAFFKLYYPIAYYATYFTVRAEDFDIELCCQGYEAIYRQIEVIEQKGFQATTKEKSMLAILEMALEMTARGFTFQSIDLYRSDATKFIVDENSLIPPFSAMPGIGDNAARNIAAARESGEYLSIEDFQQKSKASKTIIELLTQMGCFRGLPESNQLSLF; from the coding sequence ATGAGCAGTGTGGAAGATAAAAGAAAGAGATTTGAACTTCTAATGAAACAAGGCGCAGTACCACCGGGAATAATGAACCCTTATTTTATGGACGGCTACATTGATCAAGTCGAAATTAACCGGAGTTCTCAAGAGTGGATCATAAGTATTGTAAAAGATACCATTGTACCCGGTGAAATATATCGTGCATTCTGTCTGAAAATTCAAGAAAAAATGCAACACATTGCTAAGATTTCTTTTGTGTTTAAATATAGTAACTCTGTAGAGGTTAAAGATATTATTGATGCCTACTGGAGTTTGTTTGTAGATTGGGTACATCGAGAGATTCCTTCTGTAAACGGATGGATGAATCGTGCAATTCATAGTATGGATGGTGAGCAATTATTATTGACGTTAGCTGATGCTACATCTTTAGAATTGGCTAAGAAGAAACAAATTGATCAAGCAATTACAAGATTTTTTACTACTTATTTCAGTCTTCCCTTTCATGTTAAATTCGCCGTAGGTGATAGTGCTAAGGAAGCTTTAAAAGAGTTTGAACAAAAGAAAATTCAAGAAGAACGAGAAGTCGTTCAGAATATGATCTCGGCAATTGAGTTTGAAAGCAATAGCTTTGAAGAGGATTCAGATGATGTACGCCTACATGTTGGATATGATATTAAAGAACAACCTGTTGCTATTCAAGATATTCAAGATGAAGAGAAGAAAGTAACGATCCAGGGAACGATATTTGGTCTAGATAGTAAAGAGCTGCGTAATGGTAGTACGTTGTATATGTTTAACTTGACTGATTTTGGTGATTCCATGCAGATGAAGATGTTCGCCAAAACAAAAGATGATGTTAAAGTATTAAGTAAATTGGAGAATGGTAAATGGGTAAAAGCGCGCGGTCGCGTAGAATTCGACCGATTCATGCAAATCCCTGAACTAGTGATGATTCCATCAGATTTGAATGAGGTACAAGCACCACCTGAACGCAAAGATAAAGCGCCTGTGAAACGGGTAGAATTCCATTTGCATACAACGATGAGTACGATGGATGCTATCACGCCTATCGATAAATATATTAAGACAGCAGCGAAATGGGGACATACTGCGATTGGTATTTCAGATCATGGTGGTGTTCAAAGTTTTCCTGAAGCATCCAAAGCTGCTAAAAAAAATGGATTAAAGATGCTTTATGGAGTAGAAGCTAATGTATTGAATGATGCTATTCCGGTTGTTCTCCAACCACAACCAATTGATCTCAAAAGTGCTACTTATATCGTATTTGATATAGAAACGACTGGACTATCGATAACACACAGTAATATCACTGAGCTTGCTGCAGTGAAAATTAAAGAGGGTAAGGAAATCGATCGGTATGCGACATTTGTTAATCCACATGAGAAGATTCCATTCCATATCCAACAGCTTACGAATATAACGGACGAGATGGTAAAAGATGCTCCTGATCTTGAACCGGTCTTACACGAGTTCGTTAAATTCGCTGCAGATGGAATACTTGTCGCACATAATGCTAGATTTGATATTGGTTTTATTCAAGCGTCCTTAAAGGAATATGGTTTGCCGGAAATGCCCAATCCAGTCTTAGATACGCTAGAATTGGCGAGATTATTATATCCTACAATGAAGAATCATAGATTGAATACGATGGCAGATAAATATAAAGTGTTATTAGAGAGTCATCACCGTGCTATCGATGATACGATTGCATTAGCAGGTATTCTGAATGGGCTTCTTGTCGATACAGAAAAGATGAAGGGAATCACGATGTTAGATCGTCTCAATGATTATGTCGGTAAAGATTTATCCAACACTCGCCCATTTCATTGTGAAATATATGCATTGAATTTAATTGGTAAAAAGAATCTATTTAAATTGATATCACTGTCTCATACGCAATATTTCAAGCGAGTAGCCTGTATTCCACGATCGAAACTTGTAGAACTTCGAGAAGGTTTACTGATTATCTCAGGATGTGAGAAGGGTGAATTTTTCGAAGCTGTCTTGAACAAGTCTTTGGAAGAAGCAGAAGATATCGCTCAATTTTACGATGTTCTTGAAATCCAGCCGTTGACGATGTATATGCATTTAGTTGATAAGGGATTCGTTGCAAGCGCTTTGGAGATAAAAGCTGCCTTGAAGACGATTTGCCAAATCGGTGAAAAGTTGGATAAACCCGTAATAGCAACAGGGAATGCCCATTATCTTGAACCCCGTGAGAAGCTATATCGTGATATTGCTATTCATGGTATTACGGGCTTCAGCCCATTAAAGGATATGCGTAAACCAGATGCCCACTTTCGTACAACGGATGAAATGCTTGAGGAATTTGATTTCTTAGGTAAAGATAAGGCATACGAAGTTGTAGTTACCAATACGGTGGAACTTGCTGATCAATTCGAAGATTTCCCATTATTCCCTGACAAACTTTATACACCGATTATCGAAGGTGCAGACGAAGAGATTAGGAAGACATGTTATGATACGGCAAAGAGTCTTTATGGAGAAGATTTACCTGAAGTCGTAACTAAACGTCTTGAGAAAGAACTGGAGCCAATTATAAAATACGGGTTCTCAGCGAACTATTTGATATCGGAACGACTTGTGAAAAAGTCGAATAATGATGGATATCTGGTTGGATCACGTGGTTCCGTAGGTTCATCTGTTGTTGCAACATTTCTGGGAATATCCGAGGTTAATCCGCTACCAGCTCATTATTTTTGCAAGAATGCTGAGTGTAAGTATAACGAATGGTTCCTTGATGGTAGCATTCCAAGTGGATTCGATCTTCCTGATAAAGTCTGTCCGCAGTGTGGGGAAAAGCTAAAGGGCGAGGGCCAGGATATTCCGTTTGAGACCTTCCTTGGATTTAAGGGAGATAAAGTCCCCGATATTGACCTTAACTTCTCTGGTGAATACCAACCGATCGCTCATAATTTCACTAAAGAAATTTTTGGGGATAAATGTGTATTCCGTGCAGGGACGATTGGTACAATTGCAGAGAAAACAGCATTTGGTTATACCAAGAAATACGAAGAAGACCATCAGAAAAAATGGCGTGGTGCTGAGTTGAGTCGTCTTGCAGCAGGGTTTACAGGTGTGAAAAGAGGTACTGGACAGCATCCAGGTGGAATAGTAGTTGTCCCTGATTACATGGATGTGGAAGATGTTACGCCAGTTCAGTTCCCAGCAGACGATACCAAAGCAGAATGGATGACAACTCATTTTGATTATCATGCTTTTGAATCTAACTTATTAAAACTGGATATTCTAGGTCATGATGACCCAACGATGATGAGAATGCTTCAGGATTTAACAGGGGTTGACCCAACAAGTATTGTAATGAATGATCCTAAGGTAATGAGCTTGTTCCATTCTACAGATGCGCTAGGAGTGTCACCTCAACAAATTCGAACTCCTGTGGCCACTTATGGTATCCCTGAAATGGGGACGAAGTTCGTGCGTCAGATGTTGATTGAATCATTGCCAACATCTTTTGCCGATTTACTTCAAATTTCAGGTTTATCTCACGGAACGGGAGTATGGCTTGGAAATGCACAGGAGTTAATTAAGAATGGTACATGTAATATTAAAACTGTTATTGGTTGTCGTGATGATATCATGCTGTATTTGATATATAAAGCTGGAATGGATGCTGGAATGGCTTTTACCATTACGGAAAGTGTACGTAAAGGTAAGGGGTTAACACCAGAGTGGATAGAAGAGATGAAGAAATGCAAGGTGCCAACTTGGTACATTGATTCATGTCTCAAAATCCAATACATGTTTCCAAAGGCGCATGCTGCGGCTTACGTCATATCTGCTGTGCGCACGGCCTTCTTCAAGCTATATTATCCGATTGCATATTACGCAACATACTTTACCGTACGTGCTGAGGATTTCGACATCGAACTTTGCTGTCAGGGGTATGAGGCAATATATCGTCAAATCGAGGTTATCGAACAAAAAGGATTCCAAGCGACGACGAAAGAGAAGAGCATGTTAGCTATTCTTGAAATGGCATTAGAAATGACGGCACGTGGGTTTACTTTCCAAAGTATTGATCTATATCGTTCAGATGCTACAAAGTTTATAGTTGATGAAAACTCTCTAATTCCTCCATTCTCAGCGATGCCAGGAATAGGTGATAATGCAGCCCGTAATATCGCTGCAGCCCGTGAGAGTGGGGAATACTTGTCGATCGAAGATTTCCAACAAAAATCAAAAGCGAGTAAGACAATTATTGAACTACTTACGCAAATGGGTTGCTTCCGGGGGTTACCTGAAAGCAATCAACTTTCCTTGTTTTAG
- the rimP gene encoding ribosome maturation factor RimP, protein MITPKIKSIVEEMIHPFMEEHNFELVDVEYVKEGKNWFLRIYVDKEGGIDIDDCGLVSEYLSQQLDSNDPITDAYFLEVSSPGAERPLKKSTDVSKAVGKDVFVTVYEALDGLKEFEGRLLAFEEDVLVIQMGKKQHHIPYEKVASARLAIIF, encoded by the coding sequence TTGATCACACCTAAGATAAAAAGTATCGTAGAAGAAATGATCCACCCTTTTATGGAAGAGCATAACTTCGAACTTGTTGATGTTGAATACGTTAAGGAAGGGAAGAACTGGTTCTTACGTATTTATGTGGACAAAGAAGGCGGTATTGATATTGATGACTGTGGCTTAGTTAGCGAATATCTAAGTCAACAGTTGGATAGTAATGATCCAATTACTGATGCTTACTTCCTGGAAGTATCGTCTCCTGGAGCGGAACGACCATTAAAGAAAAGTACAGATGTTTCGAAGGCCGTTGGCAAAGATGTGTTTGTTACTGTATACGAAGCACTGGACGGTCTCAAGGAATTTGAAGGCCGCCTTCTTGCGTTTGAGGAAGATGTACTAGTGATCCAAATGGGTAAGAAACAACACCATATTCCATATGAAAAAGTAGCAAGTGCTAGGTTGGCCATTATTTTTTAG
- the nusA gene encoding transcription termination factor NusA codes for MSMEFIEAMNELEREKGISKDVLFEAIEAALISSYKRNFNTAQNVRVDMNRNTGVIKVFARKLIVEEVLDPRTEISLPAARDINPHFQLEDIAEIEVTPRDFGRIAAQTAKQVVTQRIREAERGLIYNAFVDKEEDIVTGTVQRQDPRNVYIDLGKVEALLPLNELMPNEKFKHGERVKGYITKVENTTKGPQIMLSRTHPGLLKRLFELEVPEIFDGVVEIRSVAREAGFRSKIAVHSRNDEVDPVGSCVGPKGIRVQTVVNELRGEKIDIVRYSDQVEEYVANALSPSKVLEVEVFEAEKMARVIVPDYQLSLAIGIKGQNARLAAKLTGWKIDIKSETQAEQEFGRTKTYVDELPQDSVSVD; via the coding sequence ATGAGTATGGAATTTATTGAAGCAATGAATGAGTTAGAAAGAGAAAAAGGGATTAGTAAAGATGTATTGTTTGAAGCGATCGAGGCTGCACTAATATCGAGCTATAAACGTAATTTTAATACTGCCCAGAATGTAAGAGTAGATATGAACCGCAATACTGGCGTTATTAAAGTTTTCGCTCGTAAATTAATTGTAGAAGAAGTATTAGACCCTCGAACAGAGATATCACTTCCTGCGGCACGAGATATAAATCCTCACTTCCAATTAGAGGATATAGCAGAGATAGAAGTTACTCCTCGTGACTTTGGTCGTATTGCTGCACAAACGGCAAAACAAGTAGTTACTCAACGTATTCGTGAAGCAGAACGTGGGCTCATTTATAACGCTTTTGTAGACAAAGAGGAAGATATTGTAACTGGAACTGTTCAACGTCAAGATCCACGGAACGTCTATATTGACCTAGGTAAGGTAGAAGCTTTACTTCCATTAAATGAACTTATGCCCAATGAAAAGTTTAAACATGGAGAACGGGTTAAAGGCTATATTACCAAGGTGGAGAATACTACTAAGGGCCCTCAGATCATGTTATCACGTACGCATCCTGGTCTGCTGAAACGTCTTTTTGAATTGGAAGTCCCAGAAATCTTTGATGGAGTAGTTGAAATTCGTTCAGTTGCACGTGAAGCGGGCTTCCGTTCTAAGATTGCTGTGCATTCTCGCAATGATGAAGTGGATCCAGTAGGATCATGTGTAGGACCTAAAGGTATTCGAGTTCAAACGGTTGTAAATGAATTGCGTGGGGAAAAAATCGATATTGTTCGTTACTCCGATCAAGTTGAAGAGTACGTTGCAAATGCGCTTAGTCCCTCAAAAGTCTTAGAAGTAGAAGTGTTTGAGGCTGAGAAGATGGCACGAGTTATCGTACCTGATTATCAATTGTCTCTTGCCATTGGTATTAAAGGACAGAACGCACGACTCGCTGCTAAATTGACCGGCTGGAAAATTGATATCAAGAGTGAGACTCAAGCAGAACAGGAATTCGGGAGAACCAAAACATACGTAGACGAGTTACCTCAAGATTCAGTCTCTGTCGATTAA
- the rnpM gene encoding RNase P modulator RnpM, whose amino-acid sequence MKSRKVPLRKCVACQEMMSKKQLIRIVKTPDDDVLIDLSGKKSGRGAYLCGKASCFKLAQKNKSLDRALKHHVKPEIYEQLADDFVAAEEEFLVMKENSNDG is encoded by the coding sequence ATGAAGTCAAGAAAAGTACCTTTACGAAAATGTGTGGCATGTCAAGAAATGATGTCTAAGAAACAACTTATTCGTATTGTGAAGACGCCAGATGATGATGTACTTATAGATCTGTCAGGTAAGAAGTCAGGTCGTGGAGCATATTTGTGTGGTAAGGCTTCTTGCTTTAAGTTGGCGCAAAAGAATAAATCATTGGATCGTGCGTTGAAACATCATGTAAAGCCAGAAATATACGAACAATTGGCAGATGATTTCGTCGCTGCTGAAGAAGAATTTCTTGTTATGAAGGAGAATTCCAATGATGGATAA
- a CDS encoding L7Ae/L30e/S12e/Gadd45 family ribosomal protein, translated as MDNTLSRLGLAMRAGKVVSGDEIVLKTIRSSEAKLVIIACDASPNTQKKFRDKCGTYKIPLVIGYDRESLGTSIGKPHRVVLAITDQGFAKMISKSMETMSEVEYID; from the coding sequence ATGGATAATACGCTTTCTCGTCTGGGTCTTGCGATGCGTGCAGGAAAAGTAGTGTCAGGTGATGAAATCGTGCTCAAAACTATTCGTTCTTCAGAAGCTAAGCTGGTCATTATAGCTTGCGATGCCTCACCAAATACACAAAAAAAGTTTCGTGACAAATGCGGAACATACAAAATCCCTCTGGTGATCGGATATGACCGGGAAAGTCTGGGCACAAGTATTGGGAAACCACATCGTGTTGTGCTGGCAATTACGGATCAAGGATTCGCGAAAATGATCTCCAAATCAATGGAGACAATGTCGGAGGTGGAGTATATTGACTAA